The Vanacampus margaritifer isolate UIUO_Vmar chromosome 16, RoL_Vmar_1.0, whole genome shotgun sequence genome includes the window AAAACGTAAACCTTGGTTTCATTGGACCATAACAACATTTCTCTAAATCAAGTGGGAAAATTAATTAAGTATTTAGGCTATGTATGAACTTGTCGGCACCTCATGCTGTCAGGAACACGTCGTTTTGATGGCGAACAAACAGGAGCCAGTGCTAGATAGctatcagatttaaaaaaacaacaaatgtaacatgtaaattattctctccccccccccccctttctagTGCTATCACTTTGTAAGTTATTAAAAGAGGGAAACTATTTTGTGTGCAGAGATGCTTTTTTAAGTGAAGAAATTGACTTCGTTTTTCTTCATGCAGTTATTATGCATTCTCACTTTCTTCATCAGGTGCAGGGAAATGGACTTAACATATAACCAGCTTGACAacagttaagaaccactgcctcATCCCTATGCAGTGTGCAACTGTGGATGTGCACTGCCCAGCCCAGCCCAAAGAACAGTGGTTGACGTGTTGCGTCACTAACATGCGCCGATAGCGTTTAGCGTACTTCTATCTAGGCTTTCACACTGCTGAAGTGAAATCGGCATGCCAATAGCCTGATAAATGACAGCAACAACATCCGTGCTTATTCGCACAATATTTTCCCCAATCGGGTGGATTGTCGTCACCTACCGTGAGCCACTGCACGGCCACTAAGTGTGGAATTTACACGCTGATGACGGATTTTAGCCTGTTAGCAAGCACCAGCTGCTAACGAAAGGCTAGGTTAGTGCTAAACAAATCAAACCGTTTCTGGCGCAAGCTTCTATATTTTACTGTGAAGGTTGGTTTGAAgtgagaaattaaaataaattcaatgatGCCGGAGACTTTGCGTTGGGATACGCGATGGGAGATTTTGGCTGTAGATGGTAAGTTTGTTTACTTATTATACTTTACCATTACCTaacaatgtacagtaatttgtcATTCCCTGAAGGTCATTATATAAATGACTGTGTGATTTAAGTCAGCGCATCTTTGCATAAACTATTTATAAATAGGTTTCTGCATATTTTAGCCACGCCGTGACAGCCTGTTgcattattaaatgtaattttgttgGTTTGAAATTGTGGTTTATCTTCTATCATACTATTATTGTCTTGTCAAAATGAATACAGACACCAGTGACATGCATTTAAACGCACAACAAATCTTGCTTTCCCAGTGAACTGCTGATTTTAgtcttatttataaataaataaattgtgctACAGAGCTCATATTTACTATTGTTATCATTATCATGGTCGTTATAATGActtttgatttaataattatattaagCCAGACATCATTTAGTAGAGCCAAAGCAGACACTATCCTTTACATCTCTATTGTGGAGAAGTGATTTTCAAAGTCGAGTACGCTTATGGTACGTAACTGAATCACTGCCTAAGTAGTAACtacaatttagtttttattgaactttaaagttaaaaatatttacatgtaATATTTACGAGTcgtttattttaaatcattttaattgaattattcaTTTTACTGCATAGGCTCCACACAAACCCTAGTGAGATGGATGGCTGGGTGGGTATTTAAGCCCAAAGTTGATGCTCAAATAACATAATGTTACACTgactaaaaataatattacagaTATGCTGTAGAAATAAAATCTCTGTCTTGTTTGTGCACTAATACACTTAATCGTTTGCCATGATGGAGGTATTTggcaagctattttttttttagatggtacTTGGTGAAAAATATTAAGCACCACTGATTTAGAGAATAGTAAAAACTTGCTAATGGGCGTAATTAGCCAAATGTCACTTGGgtaattttaatacaaaaacacCACAGTAATGTTTACATATTTTTCACTGCAGAGCtcgtgatggatggatgaagaagTGACAACAGTGAACCAAACTGCTGGGTGTGGACATTCAGCTAAAACAACGCCAGATAACGTCATGATTTTGTAAACAAGCTAGCAATGGCTTCTCGCGACGTTGACAAGCTCCCAAGTGAAACTGGGGACTTGGAGAACATTTCGGGATCCCTTTCTAAACGTGACCCTCCTGACATTACAGAGGAGCATCTTCCAGATAAAACCGCTTCTGTAGTGAAAGCTCCAAAATCTGGGAAATTTAGGACTGCGCTCACCTTCTTTGGAGTTCGCAAAAGTATGTGTCTCTTACCAAGCTTTTTCAGCGGGAGGAGTAAAAACCAGAGCAAGTGGTCTAATAAGAAGGGAATCTACAAAAGCAAAACTCATGATGGGCTAAGCCAAATAAGTCATGATGAAAGCCTGAGAGGTGGATCCGCCTCCACAGGGGATTTTGAGTATCACAACCAGAGTGAGTGCACTGAAACCCTTCATGGTAATGAATGTAGTCTCCCCAATGAACAGAAATCCCAGTCTCTCACTAGACAGAAACGGggtttgaaaagtttttttagTAGTTTTAAACATCACAAGAACCATAGAAATGACGCTTCCGATAAAACAGAAACAATTACAATGTCCTCTCTTCACTGCCAAATCGAGGTGCCTCCTGTCCAGAACAAACCTGACCAGTATGTCACACAGTGCCTGGAATCTGAACCAGATGTGCCTGATTTTGCAAATGCTATGTGTGATAGTTCACTGGCACCTGAATGTAATGACACTGAAGTAGTAACCTTAGAGAAGAATTTGGAACGAGAAACCCCTACCATTGAGTGTGATAATCAGTCGTGTGCTGATCAAATAGATGACATTAATTTGATGGCCGTGGTTTCCAGTGGATACAAGGAGAGCGGTAGAGGACATAGCGAGCCTTGTCTGTTACTTGAGATGATGCCCGATCCAGCACTGAAGTCCGAAACACCCGCCGGCTCATCTGATCAACTGAACCTGATCTACGGTGAGGTTGCCTCCCTCAAGAGCTTTGATTCGCTCACTGGTTGTGGGGACATAATTGCAGATCAAGAGGATGACAGCATCACAGAAACGACCGTTTCTGGAGAAAGCAGAAGAAATGGAGGGAAGCGGGCCTCCTGCTTTCTCACCTACCAGGGCGGAGGTGAAGAAATGGCCTCCCCCGAAGATTTAGACGAACAATGTCTTCATGATTTTTGGGAACCTAATACATCCGAGGAACTTCACTGTCCTTGCGACCAGGACCACGTGGATCCGACCGCCAGCATGATGCCTTCACACAATATGGACGTGGTGGACAGTAGCAGCGCACAGCCAGCCAGCACCTTGAACACTTCAGCTGATGTGTTGACACCTCAAAGTGAGCATCAAGAATCAGTTCCTAATAGTGACGAGGGCTACTATGATTCAACTACCCCGGGTCCAGATGAAGGACAGGACAGAACAGACAGGCtaagacagacaaacagattaCCCAGGGACAGTTACAGCGGGGACGCCCTCTATGAACTGTTTGCGACTGATGAGAGTCTCGTCAGTCCACATAATGAAAGCAAAGCTAGACTGCCAAGTTCCAACCAGAGTGAGGAAATGGAAGCGACTGATTCTGCTTTCTCTGAGATGAAACGACTACCAAGTGCCGACCAGTACAAAGTGCAGGATTTTATTGAGGGGCAAAGCGGATGTAAGTCCTTCAACTTGACACGAAATACAGTAACCCTGCAAGAAACTGACTGGAAGAAGAACTGTAATTTGAATACTAAACCACAGGCAGCACTTAGCAAGAATTTTGCGGCAGATGAATTTAATGAAAAGGGAAATGAACTCGCTTCCTCAATTACTGTCAATGTTGACCGTAAGACGAGGCACAGCAACTTGTCATTCGCGAATACGTCCGACCCAGATTTTCAAACATTATGTGATCCCAAAGAGCAACATCCAGAAGAAACCAAGCCTGTTGCATCGCCGTTCCGAAATGTCAATTCCCAGTCTCCGGATCGTAACAGTCGTTTGGATGAAAGCCAAACCGTTTGTTTCTCCCAAGCGCTTGTCAACTATGAGAAAAGCTCTCAGATGCTGTGCGACCTGCACAACGCGAGCGTGGACGTCTTGGAGACGAGCAGCGCCTTCGCTTCAAATATGGAGGCCTTACCCACCATCGTCACGTTCGACGTAGTGGACATGCACAACGAGGGGGAATACGATGAGCAGATTCACATGGAGCTGGAGGAGGACATTTCGTCGCCCTATCAGGAATTTGAAGACAGCTACCTCCAAAAAGATGCATTTGCTGAATGTGACTATCAAATGTTAGATCTGTATGAGCAGAGTCTGATCAGTAACACGTGGGCCATCGCTAGTCTCCCACGGCACCTTGGCCTTACCAGACTGAGCCAGTCCATGTCCAATCCTTTGTCCCTAGACAGGAGGAGTCGGTCTCTGGACACGGAAAGCCTTCAGTTGCAGATGCCCGTTGCTACCCTTTCCTGTCCTCAAGCTGAAAGAGACCTGGAGAGGGATCCGTTAGCATATTATAAAAAGAATGTACTCATGTCCACATCAGAGGTTAGAGACGGTGGTAGCGCTATGGCCTTACCATGGCAAAGTCGGTCAGAAATGGCTTTGAGCCTTCCTTTGAGCGACGGCGACATAACTGAAACAGTCCAGAAACGTCAACTATTTTCGGATTCTTTAAGCAGGGGGTTACTTGAGAGCAAAGCCCACCTTGGTTCTGATGTGCCAATGTCACAAGATGCAGAGCTTTACAATAGGCCCTGCCACCTGCCCTCGCAATCAGATTCTTGTTTACCTCGTAGCACCTTTGTTTATTCAGGAATAGACACGTCGTACAGTGCTGATGAAGATGTATTTTGCAAAGCGGCTGCTGATTTACAGTCATATATGCAGTTTGGTCAAAGCAGACAGACGGCGAGTAGGGAACGAGCGTCTCATTCGGGAAGTCCTCTAAGGGCAAGTGTGCCTGCAGAAGACCCGCCCACAGGTGTGACAAATGTCAGAAAATCACCTTGAAATGGAAAGGTTGTCAATAATACAGTTGGACAATGACGTGCCATTGATTGCTCTGTGTGTGTTAACGTTTAGTGATAATTGTGGCCTACTTGAACAGTTGATTTGAAAAGTACTGCACAAAAACCAAAATTGGAGTCTAAACCCATTCATGCTGAATTAAGAACGCTAAATGGTTTTGCACAGTTTATGGTTTTGTTGCAGGAATGAATGCTCACATCTTTGCATCACCAAGCATTTGTTTTACATATCTAGGTTTCATGTATGTTACTGTGCTTTATCTGAAGGCTCCTCATCAGCCTGGTTTGCATATAACACCAGTTGCCTCTTAAATCTCTTACTTGATGCTATCGTTTGTTTCTGTTCGACAGGGCAGCATTcttaaattaaatgtgtttgtagcTGTTTTCCTCCCCGATTCATTTCaagattgagtttttttttagctcattaactgccattgacgccaaaagacgtcaaaaattaattttaacgatttctattagtttaacatttttttccccacttttgttaaaggtatgaaaacctagaaaaaaatattttgctcatttagaacagatataattttttttattaatcgtgagttaactagtgaagtcatgcgattaattacaataaaaaaaaaatacccgatgcccctaatttttaataatgttttcttttcttttcttaatcgtgagttaacttgaaaagtcatgcgattaattacaattaaaaaaaataattacccgatgcccctaatttttaataatcttttctttaaaaaaaaaaaatagaaaagattttaaaaatttaaaaaataaaagaaatataaaaaattgaggacgtcaggcgattaaaatttgtcatcataattaatcgcatgacttcactagttaactcacgattttatatctattctgaatctattttttttctagttttcatactcttgttaacaaaagtggaaaaaatgttaaactaatataaatagttcaaatgaatttttgacgtctatggccatcaatggcagtgaatgagttaaagaccacAATTTTGTCACTATAGTTAaaagtatttagtcatttagttTGCAGTACAGAAAGTGTTTTGATGGTTTGGATTGCGAAAATGTGAAGTTGGAGTGTTAGTTTTTGCACATTCAACGACCATAAGTGTAGATAATACGGCAGGATAAAGATGGATTATTTGTGTAGCACATGAGTGGAATGCTGCTTGACTGCCTGTGCAGTGCAAAAGACGATTACTGACACACTTTATGCACATTATTGCATTAGAAAGTATGTGGTTTGAATAGGAATCCTTGCCTCATGGTCATATCATGAATTCCATGTTTTGTTGATTGGATGACTTATTTTTTCTAGTGTCAtggaatgttttgtatttatattctCAGCTGTTTGTACTTTGTAGGACTGTACTGAAAATGCTGTTAAAAATTGTCTTTATGTCTTCGGTTTTAtctgttatttttgaaaaatctgtttTGTCAATGTGAACACTGCcttaaaagtaaacaaaaaaaaaaacgtacctgtatttgcattttaattttcctGATCAGGTATATTCCAGTCTGTTGGCCCACTCATCTTTTTTTAGTGCACTCTTGACTAGAAGAGTGATTCAAGTTTTACATAACCACCCTGAGAGAATGAAGGCTGAATATGGATCCCTAAATCTAGCTTTTACTTTAGATAATGACGTTTACATATGAACTTGACTAAAAGACAGGCAGAAAACAATTGAGACTGCTCTAAAAGGTGCAAATTTACTGCgccaaacaaaatttaaaagctCTATGATGATACGATGCAATGTCTGCTTCATGATCAATAAACAGCATTATGGATCATGACCATTAGTGATTACGTTTCAGTGTGAAAGATACTGGGTGTGTTTTTATCCTATTTCACTTAAATGGTCTGGAAAATTATGACAAATGTGTGCTATATCTTTGTTCATTTATCATCGCCAGCAACATAAAACAGGCAAAACAATCACTATTTCATTAAATACCTACCTCAGTTggtcctctttttttccagttaaACCTTAACCTGAGCGCTGAGAAACTAACATACAATATTTTCAACTTTTGTGCTCTCTCTGAATTGCTGGtctaaataggaaagtagttaattatgtggaagtgaTTCATCAATCTTGACTATCTTGACTGAGTGCTTTATGTTTTAGTTGCTTGTTACTGAAATACTAATTTGGCTGAAACTGCTGAAGACAAATTATTTGGTTTTACATatttggccaataaagatgattaaGATTGTTAAGTTTGGGTAGGACAAAAGTTTTGCTTGGGATGCTAAAAGAAGTTGGGAGTCTTCCCCACTCGTACAGGCCCATGGGGTGTCAACTATTAACAGATGTATGGGAAATTTGTTGGTGAT containing:
- the LOC144036294 gene encoding APC membrane recruitment protein 1-like gives rise to the protein MASRDVDKLPSETGDLENISGSLSKRDPPDITEEHLPDKTASVVKAPKSGKFRTALTFFGVRKSMCLLPSFFSGRSKNQSKWSNKKGIYKSKTHDGLSQISHDESLRGGSASTGDFEYHNQSECTETLHGNECSLPNEQKSQSLTRQKRGLKSFFSSFKHHKNHRNDASDKTETITMSSLHCQIEVPPVQNKPDQYVTQCLESEPDVPDFANAMCDSSLAPECNDTEVVTLEKNLERETPTIECDNQSCADQIDDINLMAVVSSGYKESGRGHSEPCLLLEMMPDPALKSETPAGSSDQLNLIYGEVASLKSFDSLTGCGDIIADQEDDSITETTVSGESRRNGGKRASCFLTYQGGGEEMASPEDLDEQCLHDFWEPNTSEELHCPCDQDHVDPTASMMPSHNMDVVDSSSAQPASTLNTSADVLTPQSEHQESVPNSDEGYYDSTTPGPDEGQDRTDRLRQTNRLPRDSYSGDALYELFATDESLVSPHNESKARLPSSNQSEEMEATDSAFSEMKRLPSADQYKVQDFIEGQSGCKSFNLTRNTVTLQETDWKKNCNLNTKPQAALSKNFAADEFNEKGNELASSITVNVDRKTRHSNLSFANTSDPDFQTLCDPKEQHPEETKPVASPFRNVNSQSPDRNSRLDESQTVCFSQALVNYEKSSQMLCDLHNASVDVLETSSAFASNMEALPTIVTFDVVDMHNEGEYDEQIHMELEEDISSPYQEFEDSYLQKDAFAECDYQMLDLYEQSLISNTWAIASLPRHLGLTRLSQSMSNPLSLDRRSRSLDTESLQLQMPVATLSCPQAERDLERDPLAYYKKNVLMSTSEVRDGGSAMALPWQSRSEMALSLPLSDGDITETVQKRQLFSDSLSRGLLESKAHLGSDVPMSQDAELYNRPCHLPSQSDSCLPRSTFVYSGIDTSYSADEDVFCKAAADLQSYMQFGQSRQTASRERASHSGSPLRASVPAEDPPTGVTNVRKSP